In the Vitis vinifera cultivar Pinot Noir 40024 chromosome 2, ASM3070453v1 genome, one interval contains:
- the LOC104882043 gene encoding thylakoid lumenal protein TL20.3, chloroplastic isoform X2 translates to MALSSVSPLYISKSPNHLRSLSKPFTVVCRIERQRENNWRGEANAESKKWQRLVSTALAAAVVTLSPVMPAVADLNKYEVETRGEFGIGSAAQFGSADLRKAVHVNENFRRANFTSADMRESDFSGSTFNGEYLEKAVAYKASLTARQYKSQDGEVLLILLLLAELELKLLPEDLSPPISFSRAGCTPCQTI, encoded by the exons ATGGCATTATCGAGTGTTTCCCCACTTTATATCTCAAAGTCTCCAAATCATCTACGATCTCTGTCCAAACCCTTCACCGTCGTCTGTAGGATTGAGCGCCAAAGGGAAAATAATTGGCGCG GGGAAGCGAATGCAGAGTCGAAGAAGTGGCAAAGACTGGTTTCAACCGCACTGGCTGCCGCAGTGGTTACCCTCAGCCCGGTGATGCCTGCTGTTGCGGATCTCAATAAGTATGAAGTCGAGACTCGGGGTGAATTTGGGATTGGATCAGCAGCCCAATTTGGTTCTGCAGATCTCAG GAAAGCAGTTCATGTGAATGAAAATTTCAG AAGAGCCAATTTCACATCTGCCGACATGAGGGAGTCTGATTTCAGTGGTTCAACATTTAATGGTGAATACCTTGAGAAAGCTGTTGCATACAAGGCGAGTTTAACAG CTAGGCAATACAAATCCCAGGATGGGGAGgttcttcttattcttcttctccttGCTGAATTGGAACTCAAGCTTCTTCCAGAGGATTTGAGCCCTCCAATCTCCTTTTCAAG GGCCGGATGCACCCCATGCCAGACCATATAA
- the LOC100242025 gene encoding NAC domain-containing protein 7, with translation MNTFSHVPPGFRFHPTDEELVDYYLRKKVASRRIDLDVIKDVDLYKIEPWDLQELCKIGTEEQNEWYFFSHKDKKYPTGTRTNRATKAGFWKATGRDKAIYCKHSLIGMRKTLVFYKGRAPNGQKSDWIMHEYRLETNENGTPQEEGWVVCRVFKKRMATMRKVGEHGSPCWYDDQVSFMPDLDSPRRISQPYTSFQHHYSCKQELELPYNMPHDPYLQLPQLESPKLPQSAASVSCNSVAPYGFDRHNGSTLQSSTLTQEEHIQQSYQQNMSSLYSSNNEQAVDQVTDWRVLDKFVASQLSHDQDASKETNYSNAAVPTFHVADHMNLLVNDSKRPEIAQEYASTSTSSCQIDLWK, from the exons ATGAATACCTTTTCACATGTTCCCCCCGGTTTTAGATTCCACCCCACGGATGAAGAACTTGTCGATTACTACCTTAGAAAAAAGGTTGCTTCGAGAAGGATTGATCTAGATGTCATTAAAGATGTTGATCTCTACAAAATTGAGCCATGGGATCTTCAAG AGTTATGCAAAATAGGCACTGAAGAGCAGAATGAGTGGTATTTCTTTAGCCATAAAGATAAGAAGTATCCAACTGGAACTCGAACTAATAGAGCTACAAAAGCCGGATTCTGGAAAGCTACTGGAAGAGATAAGGCTATTTACTGTAAGCATAGCTTGATTGGCATGAGAAAGACTTTAGTCTTTTATAAAGGTCGAGCCCCAAATGGACAAAAGTCAGATTGGATCATGCATGAGTATCGTCTGGAAACAAATGAAAACGGGACTCCTCAG GAAGAAGGATGGGTCGTTTGTAGGGTATTCAAGAAGAGAATGGCAACAATGCGGAAAGTGGGTGAACATGGGTCACCATGTTGGTATGATGACCAAGTTTCATTCATGCCAGATCTTGATTCCCCAAGGCGGATTTCTCAGCCTTACACTTCCTTCCAGCATCATTATTCCTGCAAACAAGAGCTCGAGTTGCCCTACAATATGCCTCATGACCCTTACCTCCAGCTTCCTCAGCTAGAAAGCCCCAAACTTCCACAGTCAGCTGCTAGCGTAAGCTGCAATTCGGTGGCTCCATATGGTTTTGATAGGCACAACGGAAGCACTTTGCAGTCCTCCACCCTCACACAAGAGGAGCATATACAGCAAAGCTATCAACAAAACATGAGCTCTCTTTACAGCAGCAACAATGAGCAAGCAGTGGACCAGGTAACGGATTGGCGAGTCCTTGACAAATTTGTTGCATCTCAGCTAAGCCATGATCAAGACGCATCTAAGGAAACCAACTACTCCAATGCAGCTGTCCCTACTTTTCATGTTGCTGATCATATGAACTTGCTAGTGAATGATTCCAAAAGGCCAGAAATTgctcaagaatatgcttcaacATCAACGTCCAGTTGCCAAATCGATCTGTGGAAGTGA
- the LOC100250522 gene encoding thylakoid lumenal protein TL20.3, chloroplastic isoform X1, giving the protein MALSSVSPLYISKSPNHLQSPSKPFTVVCRIELQRGNYCRVLNLLKLCFEKREANAESKKWQRLVSTALAAAVVTLSPVMPAVADLNKYEAETRGEFGIGSAAQFGSADLRKAVHVNENFRRANFTSADMRESDFSGSTFNGAYLEKAVAYKANFTGADLSDTLMDRMVLNEANLTNAVLARTVLTRSDLGGAVIEGADFSDAVIDLPQKQALCKYASGTNPITGVSTRASLGCGNSRRSAYGSPSSPLLSAPPPKLLDRDGFCDEGTGLCDAK; this is encoded by the exons ATGGCATTATCAAGTGTCTCCCCACTTTATATCTCAAAGTCCCCAAATCATCTACAATCTCCGTCCAAACCCTTCACCGTCGTCTGCAGGATTGAGCTCCAAAGGGGAAATTATTGTCGCG TGCTGAACTTACTGAAATTGTGCTTTGAAAAAAGGGAAGCCAATGCAGAGTCGAAGAAGTGGCAAAGACTGGTTTCAACCGCATTGGCTGCCGCGGTTGTTACCCTTAGCCCGGTGATGCCTGCTGTCGCGGATCTCAATAAGTATGAAGCCGAGACGAGGGGTGAATTTGGGATTGGATCAGCAGCCCAATTTGGTTCTGCAGATCTCAG GAAAGCAGTTCATGTGAATGAAAATTTCAG AAGAGCCAATTTCACATCTGCCGACATGAGGGAGTCTGATTTCAGTGGTTCAACATTTAACGGCGCATACCTTGAGAAAGCTGTTGCATATAAGGCGAATTTTACAG GTGCGGATTTAAGCGACACATTGATGGACCGCATG GTTCTGAATGAAGCAAATCTCACAAATGCTGTGCTGGCTAGAACAGTGCTCACTCGCAGTGATCTTGGGGGTGCTGTTATTGAAGGTGCTGATTTCAGTGATGCTGTTATAGATCTTCCCCAGAAGCAG GCTCTCTGTAAGTATGCAAGTGGCACAAATCCTATTACTGGCGTGAGCACCAGAGCAAGCTTGGGCTGTGGGAACAGCCGACGGAGCGCCTATGGTTCACCATCTTCCCCTTTGTTAAGTGCTCCACCACCAAAACTGCTTGATCGGGATGGATTCTGTGATGAAGGCACTGGGCTCTGTGATGCAAAGTAA
- the LOC104882043 gene encoding thylakoid lumenal protein TL20.3, chloroplastic isoform X1 encodes MALSSVSPLYISKSPNHLRSLSKPFTVVCRIERQRENNWRGEANAESKKWQRLVSTALAAAVVTLSPVMPAVADLNKYEVETRGEFGIGSAAQFGSADLRKAVHVNENFRRANFTSADMRESDFSGSTFNGEYLEKAVAYKASLTGPDAPHARPYKMVLHPSTGLCVLRGSLSEPLKLGPCTESEAWGYTPQKILIIKGTYLCLQAVGLGKPAKLSVICSNPGSNWESISDSKMYLSTKLGNGTTVCLDVDSSDDIVTNSCKCLSRDDMCDPGSQWFKIANSTDITSKPILRLAPTLNDGLHRREDE; translated from the exons ATGGCATTATCGAGTGTTTCCCCACTTTATATCTCAAAGTCTCCAAATCATCTACGATCTCTGTCCAAACCCTTCACCGTCGTCTGTAGGATTGAGCGCCAAAGGGAAAATAATTGGCGCG GGGAAGCGAATGCAGAGTCGAAGAAGTGGCAAAGACTGGTTTCAACCGCACTGGCTGCCGCAGTGGTTACCCTCAGCCCGGTGATGCCTGCTGTTGCGGATCTCAATAAGTATGAAGTCGAGACTCGGGGTGAATTTGGGATTGGATCAGCAGCCCAATTTGGTTCTGCAGATCTCAG GAAAGCAGTTCATGTGAATGAAAATTTCAG AAGAGCCAATTTCACATCTGCCGACATGAGGGAGTCTGATTTCAGTGGTTCAACATTTAATGGTGAATACCTTGAGAAAGCTGTTGCATACAAGGCGAGTTTAACAG GGCCGGATGCACCCCATGCCAGACCATATAAAATGGTCTTGCATCCTTCTACGGGTCTTTGCGTTCTAAGGGGATCACTGTCTGAGCCATTAAAGCTGGGTCCATGCACCGAGTCGGAAGCCTGGGGCTACACCCCCCAGAAGATCTTAATAATAAAGGGAACATACCTCTGCCTTCAAGCAGTTGGGCTGGGGAAGCCTGCAAAACTTAGTGTGATATGTTCTAACCCAGGGTCAAATTGGGAAAGCATTTCAGATTCAAAGATGTACCTGTCAACTAAGCTGGGGAATGGCACCACTGTTTGCTTGGATGTAGACTCCAGCGACGACATTGTCACAAATTCCTGCAAGTGCTTGAGTAGAGATGATATGTGTGATCCTGGGAGCCAGTGGTTCAAGATTGCTAACAGCACAGATATTACATCAAAACCGATTCTTCGGTTAGCTCCAACTTTGAACGATGGATTACACCGAAGAGAGGATGAATAG
- the LOC100250522 gene encoding thylakoid lumenal protein TL20.3, chloroplastic isoform X2, with protein MALSSVSPLYISKSPNHLQSPSKPFTVVCRIELQRGNYCRANAESKKWQRLVSTALAAAVVTLSPVMPAVADLNKYEAETRGEFGIGSAAQFGSADLRKAVHVNENFRRANFTSADMRESDFSGSTFNGAYLEKAVAYKANFTGADLSDTLMDRMVLNEANLTNAVLARTVLTRSDLGGAVIEGADFSDAVIDLPQKQALCKYASGTNPITGVSTRASLGCGNSRRSAYGSPSSPLLSAPPPKLLDRDGFCDEGTGLCDAK; from the exons ATGGCATTATCAAGTGTCTCCCCACTTTATATCTCAAAGTCCCCAAATCATCTACAATCTCCGTCCAAACCCTTCACCGTCGTCTGCAGGATTGAGCTCCAAAGGGGAAATTATTGTCGCG CCAATGCAGAGTCGAAGAAGTGGCAAAGACTGGTTTCAACCGCATTGGCTGCCGCGGTTGTTACCCTTAGCCCGGTGATGCCTGCTGTCGCGGATCTCAATAAGTATGAAGCCGAGACGAGGGGTGAATTTGGGATTGGATCAGCAGCCCAATTTGGTTCTGCAGATCTCAG GAAAGCAGTTCATGTGAATGAAAATTTCAG AAGAGCCAATTTCACATCTGCCGACATGAGGGAGTCTGATTTCAGTGGTTCAACATTTAACGGCGCATACCTTGAGAAAGCTGTTGCATATAAGGCGAATTTTACAG GTGCGGATTTAAGCGACACATTGATGGACCGCATG GTTCTGAATGAAGCAAATCTCACAAATGCTGTGCTGGCTAGAACAGTGCTCACTCGCAGTGATCTTGGGGGTGCTGTTATTGAAGGTGCTGATTTCAGTGATGCTGTTATAGATCTTCCCCAGAAGCAG GCTCTCTGTAAGTATGCAAGTGGCACAAATCCTATTACTGGCGTGAGCACCAGAGCAAGCTTGGGCTGTGGGAACAGCCGACGGAGCGCCTATGGTTCACCATCTTCCCCTTTGTTAAGTGCTCCACCACCAAAACTGCTTGATCGGGATGGATTCTGTGATGAAGGCACTGGGCTCTGTGATGCAAAGTAA
- the LOC100250522 gene encoding thylakoid lumenal protein TL20.3, chloroplastic isoform X4, whose translation MALSSVSPLYISKSPNHLQSPSKPFTVVCRIELQRGNYCRVLNLLKLCFEKREANAESKKWQRLVSTALAAAVVTLSPVMPAVADLNKYEAETRGEFGIGSAAQFGSADLRKAVHVNENFRRANFTSADMRESDFSGSTFNGAYLEKAVAYKANFTGADLSDTLMDRMVLNEANLTNAVLARTVLTRSDLGGAVIEGADFSDAVIDLPQKQLIRIEQMMGFLCIW comes from the exons ATGGCATTATCAAGTGTCTCCCCACTTTATATCTCAAAGTCCCCAAATCATCTACAATCTCCGTCCAAACCCTTCACCGTCGTCTGCAGGATTGAGCTCCAAAGGGGAAATTATTGTCGCG TGCTGAACTTACTGAAATTGTGCTTTGAAAAAAGGGAAGCCAATGCAGAGTCGAAGAAGTGGCAAAGACTGGTTTCAACCGCATTGGCTGCCGCGGTTGTTACCCTTAGCCCGGTGATGCCTGCTGTCGCGGATCTCAATAAGTATGAAGCCGAGACGAGGGGTGAATTTGGGATTGGATCAGCAGCCCAATTTGGTTCTGCAGATCTCAG GAAAGCAGTTCATGTGAATGAAAATTTCAG AAGAGCCAATTTCACATCTGCCGACATGAGGGAGTCTGATTTCAGTGGTTCAACATTTAACGGCGCATACCTTGAGAAAGCTGTTGCATATAAGGCGAATTTTACAG GTGCGGATTTAAGCGACACATTGATGGACCGCATG GTTCTGAATGAAGCAAATCTCACAAATGCTGTGCTGGCTAGAACAGTGCTCACTCGCAGTGATCTTGGGGGTGCTGTTATTGAAGGTGCTGATTTCAGTGATGCTGTTATAGATCTTCCCCAGAAGCAG ttGATAAGGATTGAACAAATGATGGGCTTCTTATGCATATGGTGA
- the LOC132252669 gene encoding uncharacterized protein LOC132252669 isoform X2 — MSSETNGSSPERKLKKHPLEYDPSASSDVFMANTRQKVCVIRDFPEGCGPFIKQIVLAHSMKHKPPSAVRDFPWGCGSEKEEDYAQVKPFEDDVELQSPGVLENFSETELDCFLVEEEDDKDSVMEHFGNDLESPLHKGRADFAYSELPCDENSDIDGELEDFAPSELPCVDNSEVLENFAKSESPGLMMEDFDNVGLQKPSKNLEEKRIKYYPPWHLRGISAVRDFPLGCGRKPRVFRDDTENQSHEFQVEIQPEMMPKMDDTKEKNATSCNSKFYQPEDVGGVHDNTRTELQFQREEPFSSKLPMGRVVVLALMAAPNCPWRNAKRVGKSTTDKRGATGGKKIH; from the coding sequence ATGAGTTCAGAAACGAACGGCAGTTCTCCTGAAAGGAAACTGAAGAAACATCCATTGGAATATGACCCATCTGCATCTTCTGATGTTTTCATGGCGAATACACGGCAAAAGGTTTGTGTTATTCGTGACTTTCCAGAGGGATGCGGACCATTCATCAAGCAAATTGTTTTGGCCCATTCAATGAAGCACAAACCCCCTTCCGCTGTCCGTGATTTTCCTTGGGGTTGTGGCTCAGAAAAAGAAGAGGATTATGCACAGGTAAAACCTTTTGAAGATGATGTGGAGTTGCAATCTCCAGGAGTATTGGAAAATTTTTCGGAGACAGAATTGGACTGCTTCCTAGTGGAGGAAGAAGATGATAAAGATTCAGTGATGGAACATTTTGGGAATgatttggagtcaccacttCATAAAGGGCGGGCAGATTTTGCTTATTCAGAATTGCCCTGTGATGAAAATTCTGATATTGATGGAGAGTTGGAAGATTTTGCTCCGTCAGAATTGCCGTGTGTAGATAATTCGGAGGTGCTCGAAAATTTTGCTAAATCAGAGTCACCTGGTTTGATGATGGAAGACTTTGATAATGTTGGATTGCAGAAGCCATCAAAAAATTTGGAAGAGAAGAGAATCAAATATTATCCTCCTTGGCATTTGAGAGGCATTTCGGCTGTGCGAGACTTTCCTTTGGGTTGTGGAAGAAAGCCTAGGGTGTTCAGGGATGATACGGAAAACCAGAGCCATGAATTTCAAGTTGAAATCCAGCCTGAGATGATGCCGAAAATGGACgatacaaaggaaaagaatgCAACTTCTTGCAACAGTAAATTCTATCAACCTGAGGATGTTGGAGGTGTGCATGACAACACGAGGACAGAGCTTCAATTCCAAAGAGAAGAGCCCTTCAGTTCTAAACTTCCTATGGGCAGGGTGGTTGTGCTGGCTTTGATGGCTGCACCAAATTGCCCATGGAGGAATGCTAAAAGGGTGGGGAAATCTACAACAGACAAACGTGGTGCCACTGGGGGCAAAAAGATTCATTAa
- the LOC100250522 gene encoding thylakoid lumenal protein TL20.3, chloroplastic isoform X3: MALSSVSPLYISKSPNHLQSPSKPFTVVCRIELQRGNYCRESKKWQRLVSTALAAAVVTLSPVMPAVADLNKYEAETRGEFGIGSAAQFGSADLRKAVHVNENFRRANFTSADMRESDFSGSTFNGAYLEKAVAYKANFTGADLSDTLMDRMVLNEANLTNAVLARTVLTRSDLGGAVIEGADFSDAVIDLPQKQALCKYASGTNPITGVSTRASLGCGNSRRSAYGSPSSPLLSAPPPKLLDRDGFCDEGTGLCDAK, translated from the exons ATGGCATTATCAAGTGTCTCCCCACTTTATATCTCAAAGTCCCCAAATCATCTACAATCTCCGTCCAAACCCTTCACCGTCGTCTGCAGGATTGAGCTCCAAAGGGGAAATTATTGTCGCG AGTCGAAGAAGTGGCAAAGACTGGTTTCAACCGCATTGGCTGCCGCGGTTGTTACCCTTAGCCCGGTGATGCCTGCTGTCGCGGATCTCAATAAGTATGAAGCCGAGACGAGGGGTGAATTTGGGATTGGATCAGCAGCCCAATTTGGTTCTGCAGATCTCAG GAAAGCAGTTCATGTGAATGAAAATTTCAG AAGAGCCAATTTCACATCTGCCGACATGAGGGAGTCTGATTTCAGTGGTTCAACATTTAACGGCGCATACCTTGAGAAAGCTGTTGCATATAAGGCGAATTTTACAG GTGCGGATTTAAGCGACACATTGATGGACCGCATG GTTCTGAATGAAGCAAATCTCACAAATGCTGTGCTGGCTAGAACAGTGCTCACTCGCAGTGATCTTGGGGGTGCTGTTATTGAAGGTGCTGATTTCAGTGATGCTGTTATAGATCTTCCCCAGAAGCAG GCTCTCTGTAAGTATGCAAGTGGCACAAATCCTATTACTGGCGTGAGCACCAGAGCAAGCTTGGGCTGTGGGAACAGCCGACGGAGCGCCTATGGTTCACCATCTTCCCCTTTGTTAAGTGCTCCACCACCAAAACTGCTTGATCGGGATGGATTCTGTGATGAAGGCACTGGGCTCTGTGATGCAAAGTAA
- the LOC100250522 gene encoding thylakoid lumenal protein TL20.3, chloroplastic isoform X5 has product MALSSVSPLYISKSPNHLQSPSKPFTVVCRIELQRGNYCRVLNLLKLCFEKREANAESKKWQRLVSTALAAAVVTLSPVMPAVADLNKYEAETRGEFGIGSAAQFGSADLRKAVHVNENFRRANFTSADMRESDFSGSTFNGAYLEKAVAYKANFTGADLSDTLMDRMVLNEANLTNAVLARTVLTRSDLGGAVIEGADFSDAVIDLPQKQSRNYG; this is encoded by the exons ATGGCATTATCAAGTGTCTCCCCACTTTATATCTCAAAGTCCCCAAATCATCTACAATCTCCGTCCAAACCCTTCACCGTCGTCTGCAGGATTGAGCTCCAAAGGGGAAATTATTGTCGCG TGCTGAACTTACTGAAATTGTGCTTTGAAAAAAGGGAAGCCAATGCAGAGTCGAAGAAGTGGCAAAGACTGGTTTCAACCGCATTGGCTGCCGCGGTTGTTACCCTTAGCCCGGTGATGCCTGCTGTCGCGGATCTCAATAAGTATGAAGCCGAGACGAGGGGTGAATTTGGGATTGGATCAGCAGCCCAATTTGGTTCTGCAGATCTCAG GAAAGCAGTTCATGTGAATGAAAATTTCAG AAGAGCCAATTTCACATCTGCCGACATGAGGGAGTCTGATTTCAGTGGTTCAACATTTAACGGCGCATACCTTGAGAAAGCTGTTGCATATAAGGCGAATTTTACAG GTGCGGATTTAAGCGACACATTGATGGACCGCATG GTTCTGAATGAAGCAAATCTCACAAATGCTGTGCTGGCTAGAACAGTGCTCACTCGCAGTGATCTTGGGGGTGCTGTTATTGAAGGTGCTGATTTCAGTGATGCTGTTATAGATCTTCCCCAGAAGCAG AGTCGGAACTACGGATAG
- the LOC132252669 gene encoding uncharacterized protein LOC132252669 isoform X1, translated as MLGSLMSSETNGSSPERKLKKHPLEYDPSASSDVFMANTRQKVCVIRDFPEGCGPFIKQIVLAHSMKHKPPSAVRDFPWGCGSEKEEDYAQVKPFEDDVELQSPGVLENFSETELDCFLVEEEDDKDSVMEHFGNDLESPLHKGRADFAYSELPCDENSDIDGELEDFAPSELPCVDNSEVLENFAKSESPGLMMEDFDNVGLQKPSKNLEEKRIKYYPPWHLRGISAVRDFPLGCGRKPRVFRDDTENQSHEFQVEIQPEMMPKMDDTKEKNATSCNSKFYQPEDVGGVHDNTRTELQFQREEPFSSKLPMGRVVVLALMAAPNCPWRNAKRVGKSTTDKRGATGGKKIH; from the exons ATG TTAGGTTCACTAATGAGTTCAGAAACGAACGGCAGTTCTCCTGAAAGGAAACTGAAGAAACATCCATTGGAATATGACCCATCTGCATCTTCTGATGTTTTCATGGCGAATACACGGCAAAAGGTTTGTGTTATTCGTGACTTTCCAGAGGGATGCGGACCATTCATCAAGCAAATTGTTTTGGCCCATTCAATGAAGCACAAACCCCCTTCCGCTGTCCGTGATTTTCCTTGGGGTTGTGGCTCAGAAAAAGAAGAGGATTATGCACAGGTAAAACCTTTTGAAGATGATGTGGAGTTGCAATCTCCAGGAGTATTGGAAAATTTTTCGGAGACAGAATTGGACTGCTTCCTAGTGGAGGAAGAAGATGATAAAGATTCAGTGATGGAACATTTTGGGAATgatttggagtcaccacttCATAAAGGGCGGGCAGATTTTGCTTATTCAGAATTGCCCTGTGATGAAAATTCTGATATTGATGGAGAGTTGGAAGATTTTGCTCCGTCAGAATTGCCGTGTGTAGATAATTCGGAGGTGCTCGAAAATTTTGCTAAATCAGAGTCACCTGGTTTGATGATGGAAGACTTTGATAATGTTGGATTGCAGAAGCCATCAAAAAATTTGGAAGAGAAGAGAATCAAATATTATCCTCCTTGGCATTTGAGAGGCATTTCGGCTGTGCGAGACTTTCCTTTGGGTTGTGGAAGAAAGCCTAGGGTGTTCAGGGATGATACGGAAAACCAGAGCCATGAATTTCAAGTTGAAATCCAGCCTGAGATGATGCCGAAAATGGACgatacaaaggaaaagaatgCAACTTCTTGCAACAGTAAATTCTATCAACCTGAGGATGTTGGAGGTGTGCATGACAACACGAGGACAGAGCTTCAATTCCAAAGAGAAGAGCCCTTCAGTTCTAAACTTCCTATGGGCAGGGTGGTTGTGCTGGCTTTGATGGCTGCACCAAATTGCCCATGGAGGAATGCTAAAAGGGTGGGGAAATCTACAACAGACAAACGTGGTGCCACTGGGGGCAAAAAGATTCATTAa